One part of the Arabidopsis thaliana chromosome 1 sequence genome encodes these proteins:
- a CDS encoding suppressor (unknown protein; BEST Arabidopsis thaliana protein match is: unknown protein (TAIR:AT3G13980.1); Has 173 Blast hits to 172 proteins in 54 species: Archae - 0; Bacteria - 0; Metazoa - 25; Fungi - 33; Plants - 84; Viruses - 2; Other Eukaryotes - 29 (source: NCBI BLink).), whose protein sequence is MSMKGISSAESDKLSRRISLTHKRNSEELDVFEAAVYFGYNEASSGDHGHTQKYGYNAAREENPRRWGILGGGRRISLDLPIRCSEQVYHLQQDHHEKHEVTTIKERLGNVRHKQPSSPGGKIASFLNSLFHQAGSKKNKSKSKSKTKPTDPEVEEEIPGGGWMRRRRRSSISHFFSSSRSTSTTTTTTASSSSKSLISSSSSGFRTPPPYLNTPTKNYKQFLNYTSATKQVGEEETKTNKEYSWLDEKLKVMESLSENQRIWSDDEDIDDDRRIKREGEDDGMESDSSSDLFELQNYELSRGGLPVYETTNVANINKTHI, encoded by the coding sequence ATGTCCATGAAAGGGATCTCATCAGCAGAGTCAGATAAGCTCTCTAGGAGAATATCTTTGACCCACAAGCGCAATTCCGAAGAGCTTGACGTGTTTGAAGCTGCCGTGTACTTCGGCTACAATGAAGCCTCCTCCGGTGACCATGGACATACACAAAAGTATGGCTATAACGCAGCGAGAGAGGAGAATCCGAGGAGATGGGGAATATTAGGAGGTGGAAGAAGAATCAGCTTGGATTTGCCTATTAGATGCTCAGAACAAGTGTACCATCTTCAACAAGATCATCATGAGAAGCACGAAGTTACAACAATCAAGGAGAGACTTGGTAACGTGAGACACAAGCAACCGAGTTCACCAGGTGGGAAAATCGCCAGCTTCTTGAACTCCTTGTTCCATCAAGCAGGTtcgaagaaaaacaaatcaaagtcAAAGTCAAAGACAAAGCCAACAGATCCAGAAGTGGAAGAGGAGATCCCCGGAGGAGGAtggatgaggaggaggaggagaagcagTATCAGCCATTTCTTTAGCTCAAGCAGATCTACTTCAACAACCACCACTACCACGGcgtcatcatcttcaaaatctctGATTTCCTCATCAAGCTCGGGTTTCAGAACTCCTCCTCCTTATTTGAACACTCCCACCAAGAACTACAAGCAGTTCTTGAACTACACTTCTGCCACAAAACAAGTGGGAGAAGAGGAAACTAAGACCAACAAAGAGTACTCTTGGCTGGACGAGAAACTCAAGGTGATGGAGAGCCTCTCGGAGAATCAGAGGATTTGGTCGGATGATGAAGATATCGATGATGATAGGAgaataaagagagaaggagaggaTGATGGAATGGAGAGTGATTCAAGTTCTGATCTCTTCGAGTTGCAAAATTACGAATTATCTCGTGGAGGCTTGCCAGTCTACGAGACTACCAATGTAGCTAACATCAACAAGactcatatataa